A region of the Cricetulus griseus strain 17A/GY unplaced genomic scaffold, alternate assembly CriGri-PICRH-1.0 unplaced_scaffold_405, whole genome shotgun sequence genome:
AGCTAATCCAAGGATGGTTGCCTTTGGATGGAAGACCCAAGACTATAGTCGTATTACTGTATGTGAGATTGGATGTGTCAACTGGTCTTTAGTGAACACCACAATGTCCTCCAAATAGGTTGCAATGCCAGTTGAGGAATGGACttgcaggcaaaaagcaaaagcttccttgtTTAGTGTCCTTCTATAGGCATGAAGCAGAAGGCAAAGTCATTATCAGCGGTGTGGAATCCCCAGTTTGGGCTTCATGTTAAATGTTAAGCACCAGAGTTTGAGGGAATTGAGAAATGGTGAGCAAGAAATTTCATGCAGGGCtcacgctttaatcccagcactggggagacacaggcagatggatctctgagttcaaagccagcctggtctacaagtgtgTTCTGGGAGCCATGCGGCTTCCTatggagagacactgtctcaaagcatCCACACAAACAGACATGGAACCCTCATGTGATGGGCAAGAGTGTCCCAAGTGTCTCCCCCTGGCTTCCCTGTGCCTATTGACTGTTGACAAACTCACTCCAGACAGAGAATGTAGGAAAGAGATACTAATTTATTGTAGTGTGAAGCAGGGGTGCCTCCCAGGGTGACCTTGCTTATAGGCAAGTTGGGTTCACATTATTCCAAGCACAGTCTTTGGAAGAGTGGTCCTGGGTTTGGGGGAGCCACCTGCCAATCTGGAAACCGGAAACAAAGAACTCATCCAACCAATATCCACGGGTCTGGGAAAGTCTCAATGGTGTATGGAGTCAGTACTTCAGCTCTTTGGCTCTTGGAATTCTGATCCCACGTCACCTGCTCACCCATGAGAAAGGCTCAGGTGTGTGGTGTAGTCCCTAACACCCAGCAGAGTTGCCAGTAGTCCAATAAAGACATTCTCTGGGGCTTGAATCCACAATCAAATGGTCTTCTCTGGAGGAGATTCACAAGGTCTTCAGACTGACTCTTCCAGGTGGGCTTGTGGAGGTAAATGCCAGGCTTTCATTTGGACGAGGAGGCTGCATCAAGACTTGGGTTGGGGACAGATGGTGGGTTGCAGAGCAAGCAAGGGCATTGAGATGGAGAAAGTTTGGGGCAGGAGTGCCTGGCTGAAGGGAGTTGGTGCTGAAAGTCCATCATGTTTCTGAGCCTGGGATCAAGTGATCAGTGTTCAAGGTGGAGTCTGaggcgggggtgggggcgggggcgggCACAGGGGCGGTGGCGGCAAGCCCTGGCTTGAGGCACAGAGATGTTGGGGCAGTGGGATTGTAGCTCGACATCTGGGGTGGGCGAAGGGGGCAGAGGCTGGAGTGCTGGGCTGGGAGGTGGTAGGCTGCCCCATTGACTAGAGCCAGAAGCCTGTCCTGAGGGTGAGCCTGACTGGTGGCCTCTCCCCATGGCCCTGGTTGAGTTGGCACCAGCTCGTCGTCCTCCCTCTTGGGGACAGTGGCTCAAAGTGTCCACAGCCACAGCTGGAGAGCCTGAGTTATCAGGGGGCTGGAATCCCTTCAAGCAAGACAATGCACTGGCTGCCCTGGCCACTGGGTACTGGCTCTGGACCTCTTGACAAGAGCTGGTGTTACCCCATGTCCAAAGACAGACCAAGCAAGACGAAATGTTGAGGCATGGAAAGGCTTCTGGCAAGCTCTCCGTGCTCCAGCAGGAGATGGGCCAAGAGGTCTTGTTCATCAAAGTCTGGCTAATACCAAAGGCATAGAAACCAGCCAATGAAAACCAGGGGTCTGGTGCTGCCACAGGGCTGGAGCCTTCCCCCCAGAACCGCCTTGCATTGCAGGTGTCAGTGTGCTCCTCTGGACCCTCCTGGTACTTTCCTTCATCCCTCTGTGTTGCGAACCCTTCCTCTGATCCAGGAGTCTTCAAGTGATCTCCATACAGGCCACCCATCAGTGTGTCTCTGAGAGGCTTCAATTTGTCTGTTGGGGGAGACAGGCAGAGTTAGGAGGGCAGAAAGCAGAAGACATGGAGGGAATCAAGGGATAGAGGAAGCAAGACTCAGGTAGAGAGCCTTTTGCTTGGGTGGGAATGGGGCAGAGCAGGTGCCAGCCACTGGGAGTAACTATGCTCACAGCTGTGTAGCAGCTATAGGACACCGCTCTTTGGATGTCTAACTAAACAGGACCAAGAAGCTGCCACTCGTGCGCTAGATGGTCCTCAAACCCATtcactaattaatttttttttaatttttgagacaggatttctctgtattgtttttgagcctgtcctggaactcactctgaagacgttatctggcctagaactcacagaggtcctcctgcctctgcctcagagtgctgggattaaagttgtgtgctaaaCACCCACCTTTCTAACTGAACTTATGGACCAGTCTGGGCCATTTAGTGTGCCCCTAATTCAAGAAGTGTTTCaataaagaaggagaaaataaaccTCTAGgagttggtggcccatgccttggATCCCAGCGCTAGccaggaagaggcaagaggatcctgtgagttcagagaccagcctggtccaaaAGACCTAGTTCCCgaacagcctccagagccactgagaaaccctgtctgaaaacataattaaaaataaaagaatgtatgAACTTGGGATACAAGTCAAGGTCAAGgggagagtgtttgcctagctAGTGTGAAGGCCTGAATTCAAACTTGAAATTCAGAAAACAAGAGTGAATGACACcggaacaacaacaataacaaaatgctCTCCTTTTGGTTCCCCCATGAGCTGCTTCTATGTACGGTCACAAGACACCTCAATACGCACGGGCTATGGGGTGAGGCAAGCTCAAATATTGAATCTACTGCAAGGCCGGCAGTTGGCCTCTTCTGCCCAGCTGTAAGCTGCTCTAGTTCCAATACCTGAGGTGCACTAGCCAGAAGACCTGGTAGGTGTGGGAAGACTCTTGCAAAGACAGCAGTCCCTCTCCCATCCAAAAGGAAATCCCCCATAATTCATAGTCCGTGAAAGACCTTACCGGAGCCTCCAAACAGGCTGTACTCCTCCTCGATCTGGTCTTCCACGATGTGTTTTCCTGCCATCATTATCCTGAGGTTTCCTTGAACAGCTACTGAGATTCTCTGAAAGAGGGCCTGGTCTTTCCTCCTGTCCTGTTCTAGAAGCTGTGTCTAGGACTCTCTGGCTTCAGAGGCATGCTGTGTGGTCTTATATACCCATGGACACCTGGTGGGAGGGCACAGATTTCAAGATCCAATCATTCAGTGGCAGGGTGTTCCGACCTGAGCTGCTTATCCCAGAAGGTACTACCACTTTGATCAAGGCTAAATATGTAAACTAAGTAAACATTCCCTACTCAAGCCGCGCATTGGTtgaacatgcctataatcccaccccttgggaggcagaggcaggtggatctctgtgactttgaagccagcctggtctacagagcaagtttcaggacaggccctaaagcaatatggagaaaccctgtctggaaaaacaaaaccaaaccaaaatagtCCCTACTTAAACCTAGAGTTGGATTCCAGGGACAGTTTCAGGGGTACACTTTGCTTAATGCTGTCTAGCCAGGGTTCTCTAGGTCAATGAACTTATCTATttacctatgtatgtatgtatgtatgtatgtatgtatgtatgtatgtatgtatgtatcttccTTTGTATCCCTTTATCAATCTACATATGAACATATCtatggtctatctatctatctatctagctaGCTATCTACCCATTTGTCTATGAACATACTTAGAGTCATTTTTTACAATAGCTTCCTGTCTCTGGTCCAGCTAATCTAAGGAGGCTCACCTGTGGATGGAAGAACCAAGAATGAGGTAGCGGTTCAGTCTAGGAGTTGGGATTTCTCAGTTGGTCTTCAGGGGCAGCTGGTTATCAGTGAACACCAGAATGTCCTCAAAAATATGGTGTAATGCCAGTTGAGGAATGGACTTGAAGGCAAAGAGCAGAAGCCTCATTCTAAATGTCCTTCTATAGGTTTACAACAGAAGGCAATGTCATTATCAGAGGTGAGAATTCCCAGTTAGGGCTCAAGGTAAAAATTTAAGCACCCGATTTTCATGTAGGTTCTACAAACCATGCAAGAAATGTTTGGTAcgtcccacacctttaatctcaggtcTCCAGTGTGCTCTTTTTAGCCTCTAGAGACCTGGTGGGCGTGGCTGGCTTTCCAAGATTCAATCATTGAGTGGAGGGTGATTGGCTCTTGTGCATATCCCAGAATGTGCTAGCACTTTTAATGAACACTAtacaatgaaatgaagaaaattcttCCACGTCAAACCAGTTTGGGGTGGAGAGTTCAAGGAAAGATTTCATGAGATTCACTCAGCTTTGTCCTTGGCAATGAAATTATCTATctttcttctatctatctatctatctatctatctatctatctatctatctatctctctatctatccatccatccatctgtgtatccatccatccacccatccatccatccatctatttaaCTATATGTCTACTtgctatttatctatctatcatcaaactgtctctgtctgtctgactgtctatatctatctatctatgt
Encoded here:
- the LOC113837972 gene encoding putative uncharacterized protein C3orf56, which encodes MMAGKHIVEDQIEEEYSLFGGSDKLKPLRDTLMGGLYGDHLKTPGSEEGFATQRDEGKYQEGPEEHTDTCNARRFWGEGSSPVAAPDPWFSLAGFYAFGISQTLMNKTSWPISCWSTESLPEAFPCLNISSCLVCLWTWGNTSSCQEVQSQYPVARAASALSCLKGFQPPDNSGSPAVAVDTLSHCPQEGGRRAGANSTRAMGRGHQSGSPSGQASGSSQWGSLPPPSPALQPLPPSPTPDVELQSHCPNISVPQARACRHRPCARPRPHPRLRLHLEH